The genomic stretch GCAAATCGGCATTGAGCGCAGCCGCCAGGCCGTGCAGCAGGCCGATGTGGCCTTGATTCTCATCGACCCGAACGAAGGGCTGAACGAGGCTACCTGTAAAATCCTCGCCCAGCTGCCGCCCGGGCTCAAACGCATTGAAATCCGCAATAAAATCGACCTCAGCGGCGAAGCGGCGGAAAGCCGCGGGCAAAGCGGCCAACCCAGCGGCGCCGACACCCTGATCAAACTTTCCGCCAAAAACGGTGCCGGGCTAGATTTGCTCAAACAGGCGCTGCTGCGGCAAATCGGCTGGCAGGGCGAAAGCGAAAGCCTGTTTCTCGCCCGCAGCCGCCACCTGCGCGCGCTGGAAGCCGCCCAATCCGAGCTCGAACTTGCCGCCCTGTGTGGTCGCCACCAGCTCGAACTCTTCGCCGAACACCTGCGCCTGGCACAAAACACCTGCAATACCATCACCGGCGAATTCAACGCCGACGATCTCCTGGGCGTGATTTTCAGCCGCTTCTGTATCGGCAAATAGAGCGGTTGGAAGGCGAATAAACCGTACGTGCGGGCTTGTTTCCCGAATGCTGTAATGAAAAGGCTACCTGAAACGGGATTTGAATGTTTCAGGTAGCCTGCCGTTTGGTTTTTGGCTACACTTGCCGCCTTCGGGACAAAGATTCCGACCAGTCAGGGCAGGCCGTGGACATTGCGACCCGGCGTTGCCCGTCGGCGACATTGCGCCGCCGCAAACTCTTATTGAAGGAACACTCCTATGACCACCCTCTCCCCGGTGGCTTTGCGCCGTCAATCCGAGCCTAAGCCGCATCCCACTGCGCAGTATTGGAAAAAATGCGATGTTGAAGCCTTGTTCGGGCTGCCCTTTCTCGACCTCGTATTCCGTGCCGCCGAAATCCACCGCCAAAATTTCAATCCGCGCGAAATCCAGCTTTCCACCCTGCTTTCCATCAAAACCGGCGGCTGCCCGGAAGACTGCGCCTACTGCCCGCAATCGGCGCACCACAACACCAATCTGGGCAAAGAGCAGATGATGGATGTGGGCGAAATTGTGGAAAAAGCCAAAATCGCCAAATCGCGCGGTGCCAGCCGTTTCTGCATGGGTGCGGCATGGCGCGGGCCGAAGCCGAAAGATGTGGCGGTGGTGTCCGAAATCATCAAAGCCGTGAAGGGTTTGGGCATGGAGACCTGCGGCACGTTCGGTATGCTGGAAGACGGCATGGCGGAAGACTTCAAAAAAGCCGGCCTGGACTACTACAACCACAACCTCGACACCGACCCCGAGCGCTACAACGACATCATCCACACCCGCAAACACGAAGACCGCATGGACACCTTGGGCAAGGTGCGCAACGCCGGCCTGAAAATCTGCTGTGGTGGCATTGTGGGCATGAACGAAACCCGCGCCGAGCGCGCCGGGCTGATTGCCAGCCTCGCCAACCTCGACCCGCAGCCGGAAAGCGTGCCGATTAACCAGCTGGTGAAAGTGGAAGGCACGCCGCTGGCCGATGCCGAAGATTTGGATTGGACGGAATTCGTTCGCACCATTGCCGTGGCGCGGATTACCATGCCGCACAGTTTCGTTCGCCTTTCTGCCGGGCGCAGCAATATGCCTGAATCCATGCAGGCGATGTGTTTTATGGCAGGCGCGAACTCGATTTTTTACGGCGACAAGCTCTTAACCACGGAAAACCTCGATGAAGACGGCGACCGCCTGCTGATGGCCAAGCTGGATTTGGTGCCGCTGTCATACCATGCCGAAACCGGTGAGGCGGTGGAAAGGCTACCTGAAAACCACCACGCAGCCGGTGGTTGCGGCGG from Eikenella exigua encodes the following:
- the bioB gene encoding biotin synthase BioB, with amino-acid sequence MTTLSPVALRRQSEPKPHPTAQYWKKCDVEALFGLPFLDLVFRAAEIHRQNFNPREIQLSTLLSIKTGGCPEDCAYCPQSAHHNTNLGKEQMMDVGEIVEKAKIAKSRGASRFCMGAAWRGPKPKDVAVVSEIIKAVKGLGMETCGTFGMLEDGMAEDFKKAGLDYYNHNLDTDPERYNDIIHTRKHEDRMDTLGKVRNAGLKICCGGIVGMNETRAERAGLIASLANLDPQPESVPINQLVKVEGTPLADAEDLDWTEFVRTIAVARITMPHSFVRLSAGRSNMPESMQAMCFMAGANSIFYGDKLLTTENLDEDGDRLLMAKLDLVPLSYHAETGEAVERLPENHHAAGGCGGGHCGCAH